The following proteins are co-located in the Streptococcus downei MFe28 genome:
- a CDS encoding glutamate-cysteine ligase family protein, translating into MSQARQLLKQLYIDNLKTDSKLYVGVEFEFPIVNMVGRSTDVHVSKGLFDYLGNLCDFDIIQYDQEGHAIDLRHKTYQDHLVFEVSYNLIEFAFDCTETIQEIEQRFDYYLGLIQPWLSQHGHMVQGFGIHPSWSRNDNGPVKIERYEMLIDYLKLSETKGRADCHHFPDYGGFICGSQVQLDVTVDNYLRAINAFNKVEAVKAYLFANSPFNGADWDTLIARDIFWEQSMHGYHEENIGIFPKDFKDTQDFLDWMEQTSIYTAERKGHSYYFPPIRVKDYLSQETIAAYALDGTHTTIIPETADFKDHRAYHYQDLTKRGTIEFRSTCAQPIDKSFLPIAFHLGLMANLEKLESLLETEPLFEAFNHDYKAMRRYFSKPDLGHHLEAIHQFSRLVLECALDGLLKRGYGEEVYLKELIETMESSVRLR; encoded by the coding sequence ATGAGTCAAGCCAGACAACTGCTAAAACAGTTATATATCGATAACCTGAAAACAGATTCCAAGCTCTATGTCGGTGTTGAATTTGAATTTCCGATTGTCAACATGGTTGGCAGATCAACGGATGTCCATGTGTCCAAAGGACTCTTTGATTACCTAGGAAACCTCTGCGATTTTGACATCATCCAATACGATCAGGAAGGTCATGCTATTGATCTCCGTCACAAAACCTATCAGGATCACCTTGTCTTTGAAGTCTCTTACAATCTTATTGAGTTTGCTTTTGATTGCACTGAAACTATACAAGAAATCGAGCAGCGTTTTGATTACTACCTAGGGCTTATCCAGCCCTGGTTAAGCCAGCATGGTCATATGGTGCAAGGTTTTGGTATCCACCCAAGCTGGTCTCGTAATGATAATGGTCCTGTAAAAATTGAACGCTATGAAATGCTGATTGATTACCTAAAACTCTCAGAAACCAAAGGAAGGGCTGACTGCCACCACTTTCCTGACTATGGCGGCTTTATCTGCGGCAGTCAGGTTCAGCTAGATGTCACAGTTGATAATTATCTGCGTGCTATCAATGCTTTTAATAAGGTAGAAGCCGTTAAGGCTTATCTTTTTGCTAACTCACCATTTAACGGAGCAGACTGGGATACCTTGATTGCCCGAGATATTTTTTGGGAACAGTCTATGCATGGCTATCACGAGGAGAATATCGGTATTTTCCCAAAGGACTTTAAGGATACTCAGGATTTTCTAGACTGGATGGAACAAACTTCCATCTACACCGCCGAGCGTAAGGGGCACAGCTACTACTTCCCTCCTATTCGAGTCAAGGATTATCTGAGTCAAGAGACGATTGCTGCCTATGCTCTGGATGGCACCCACACGACCATCATTCCTGAAACAGCTGATTTCAAGGATCACCGTGCCTATCATTACCAAGACCTGACCAAGCGCGGTACCATTGAATTTCGCAGCACCTGCGCCCAGCCTATTGATAAGAGCTTTCTACCTATCGCCTTTCATCTCGGTCTCATGGCCAATTTAGAAAAGCTGGAGAGCCTTCTCGAAACTGAACCTCTCTTTGAAGCCTTCAATCACGACTATAAGGCCATGCGCCGCTATTTCTCAAAACCTGACTTGGGACACCATCTAGAAGCCATCCATCAATTCAGCCGGCTTGTGTTAGAGTGTGCTTTAGATGGCTTACTTAAGCGCGGTTACGGTGAAGAAGTCTATCTGAAAGAGCTAATTGAAACAATGGAATCCTCCGTAAGATTACGATGA
- a CDS encoding SPJ_0845 family protein, with translation MAIQYKKNDELEKMLEGFASFPDFGGGQEPDPEKDKKETKKK, from the coding sequence ATGGCTATTCAATATAAGAAAAATGACGAACTGGAAAAGATGTTGGAGGGCTTTGCTAGCTTTCCTGATTTTGGGGGAGGTCAGGAACCCGACCCCGAGAAAGATAAGAAAGAAACCAAGAAGAAATAA
- a CDS encoding permease produces the protein MSIFQNLPSSVLQWMAIFLSIIIEALPFILLGSLLSGFIEVYLTPERVHKYLPKQKFFRILFGTLVGFVFPSCECGIVPIITRFLEKKVPSYTAVPFLTTAPIINPIVLFATYSAFGNSFYILSLRLIGAIIVAMSLGILLGFVLDDKILKDNYVSHEQEDFSQVPWPKKIFHALAHAIDEFFDTGRYLIFGSLVASAMQIYVPTHILRTLGGTPLLAILVLMLMAFILSLCSEADAFIGASLLSTLGVGPVTAFLLIGPMVDIKNLMMMLKSFKLRFIAQFVGVSSTVIIVYCLLVGVLK, from the coding sequence ATGAGTATTTTTCAGAACTTGCCAAGCAGTGTCCTTCAATGGATGGCCATCTTTCTGTCCATCATCATTGAGGCGCTGCCTTTTATCCTTTTGGGCTCGCTTCTCTCGGGCTTTATTGAGGTCTACTTGACACCAGAGAGGGTTCACAAATACCTACCCAAGCAGAAATTTTTCCGGATTTTATTCGGAACACTGGTTGGCTTTGTTTTTCCCTCTTGCGAGTGTGGGATTGTCCCCATCATTACCCGATTTTTAGAGAAGAAGGTTCCCAGTTATACTGCGGTTCCCTTTCTGACTACCGCACCGATTATTAATCCTATTGTGCTCTTTGCCACCTATTCGGCTTTTGGGAATTCCTTCTATATTTTATCCTTGCGTCTCATCGGCGCTATCATCGTTGCCATGAGCCTAGGAATTTTGCTGGGCTTTGTCCTTGATGACAAGATTCTCAAGGACAATTATGTCAGCCATGAGCAGGAAGATTTCAGTCAGGTACCCTGGCCCAAGAAAATTTTCCACGCCCTGGCTCATGCTATCGATGAATTTTTTGATACCGGTCGCTACCTAATTTTTGGTAGCTTAGTGGCCTCGGCCATGCAGATTTATGTCCCGACCCACATCTTACGAACCCTAGGTGGCACACCCCTCTTAGCCATCCTAGTACTCATGCTGATGGCCTTTATCCTATCTCTTTGTAGCGAGGCCGATGCCTTTATCGGTGCCAGTCTTCTTTCTACCCTTGGGGTCGGCCCGGTTACAGCCTTCCTATTGATAGGGCCCATGGTTGACATTAAGAACCTGATGATGATGCTCAAGTCCTTCAAGTTGCGCTTTATCGCCCAATTTGTTGGGGTATCTAGCACCGTCATCATCGTCTACTGCTTGCTTGTGGGGGTGCTTAAATGA
- a CDS encoding TIGR03943 family putative permease subunit: MIRFLILVGYFELTMYLQLSGKLNQYINIHYSYLAYISMVLSFILAVVQLIIWMKKVRIHSHLKGFWARLFSPAILVFPVMVGLLVPTVTLNSTTVSAKGYSFPLAAGSSGGTSSDGTTVQYLKPDTSAYFTSSAYKTEMQKEIKPYLKQDKINITTENYMEVMELIYLYPDRFVGKTITYTGFVYNDANQKDHQFLFRFGIIHCIADSGVYGLSTTGNKAHYEDNTWIQATGTIHIEYNQTLKQSLPVLEMSKCQEVDKPDNPYVYRVF, encoded by the coding sequence ATGATTCGCTTTTTAATTCTAGTCGGTTATTTCGAGTTGACCATGTACCTGCAACTTTCTGGTAAACTCAATCAGTACATCAATATTCATTACTCCTACCTAGCCTATATTTCCATGGTGCTGTCCTTTATCCTGGCCGTCGTTCAGTTAATCATCTGGATGAAAAAGGTAAGGATTCACAGTCATTTAAAGGGATTTTGGGCTCGGCTCTTTAGCCCTGCTATCCTGGTTTTCCCTGTCATGGTGGGACTTCTTGTTCCCACAGTAACCCTCAATTCAACCACGGTTTCAGCCAAGGGCTATAGTTTCCCTTTAGCTGCCGGTTCTTCAGGTGGGACCAGTTCAGATGGGACAACTGTTCAATACCTCAAGCCTGACACTTCAGCTTATTTTACTTCTTCTGCCTACAAGACCGAGATGCAAAAGGAAATCAAGCCATATTTGAAGCAGGATAAGATAAACATTACAACGGAGAATTATATGGAGGTCATGGAGCTCATCTACCTCTATCCAGACCGCTTCGTTGGTAAAACCATTACCTATACAGGTTTTGTCTACAATGATGCCAACCAGAAGGACCACCAATTCCTCTTTCGTTTCGGGATTATTCACTGTATTGCTGACTCTGGCGTCTATGGCCTTTCAACAACTGGAAATAAGGCTCATTATGAAGACAATACTTGGATTCAAGCCACAGGCACCATCCATATTGAATACAATCAAACGCTCAAGCAAAGCCTACCTGTCCTAGAAATGTCTAAATGTCAGGAAGTCGACAAGCCAGACAACCCTTATGTCTATCGTGTCTTCTAA
- the ftsY gene encoding signal recognition particle-docking protein FtsY → MGLFDRLFGRKKEKQAEVEETQASSEVVEQEEFQASQAPHEESEWSSEATSETSEAVSLSESIDALASETKAPSWVKDVLDSENFMADYNALKSSLAEDNDILSESVADAQESSLSEDDYSEGFDSPKESEIKGESASFDEPEAQHNQTKTQPKADAQSNQESATADTQSNLEVVNHQAVQSPDPTKTNSTEDSEEEPFSESSLEEGQTSLEPTSAPVSEQEEDSQANPELDSQADGQVKQPVPEPAEASTTQETEQDKYNRSLKKTRTGFGARLNAFFANFRRVDEEFFEDLEEMLILSDVGVQVATNLTEELRYEVKLENAKKTEDVRRVVIEKLVDIYEKDGQFKETINFQDGLTVMLFVGVNGVGKTTSIGKLAYKYKNQGKKVMLVAADTFRAGAVAQLQEWGNRVGVPVITGPEKADPASVVFDGMEKAVAQGVDILMIDTAGRLQNKENLMAELEKIGRIVKRVLPDAPHETLLALDASTGQNALSQAKEFSKITPLTGLVLTKIDGTAKGGIVLAIRQELDIPVKFIGFGEKIDDIGEFHSEEFMQGLLEGLI, encoded by the coding sequence ATGGGATTATTTGACCGCCTTTTTGGCAGAAAAAAAGAAAAGCAAGCAGAAGTAGAAGAGACCCAAGCAAGCTCAGAAGTTGTGGAGCAAGAGGAGTTTCAAGCCTCTCAGGCCCCGCATGAGGAATCTGAATGGAGTTCAGAAGCGACTTCAGAGACTAGTGAGGCCGTTTCCCTGTCTGAATCAATTGATGCCTTAGCCTCTGAGACCAAGGCCCCTTCCTGGGTCAAGGATGTGCTTGATTCCGAAAACTTTATGGCCGATTACAATGCCCTTAAGTCATCCTTGGCTGAAGACAATGATATTCTTTCTGAGTCGGTTGCTGATGCTCAAGAGTCCAGTCTATCGGAAGATGATTATTCGGAGGGCTTTGATAGCCCAAAAGAGTCTGAAATCAAAGGAGAGTCCGCATCCTTTGATGAACCAGAGGCTCAACACAATCAAACCAAAACTCAGCCTAAAGCGGATGCCCAATCAAACCAAGAATCAGCCACTGCAGATACTCAGTCAAATTTAGAAGTTGTTAACCATCAAGCTGTTCAAAGCCCTGACCCCACTAAGACCAATAGCACTGAGGATTCAGAAGAAGAACCTTTCTCAGAATCCAGCTTAGAAGAAGGTCAAACTTCTTTAGAGCCCACTTCCGCACCAGTATCTGAGCAAGAAGAAGACTCCCAAGCCAATCCAGAGCTTGACTCGCAAGCAGATGGCCAAGTTAAGCAGCCAGTTCCTGAACCGGCAGAAGCTTCGACGACCCAAGAGACGGAACAAGATAAATACAATCGCAGTCTAAAGAAGACTAGGACTGGATTTGGTGCCCGTCTAAATGCCTTCTTTGCAAATTTTCGTCGAGTTGATGAAGAATTCTTCGAAGACCTAGAGGAAATGCTCATCCTCTCTGATGTCGGTGTGCAAGTGGCGACCAATTTGACCGAAGAACTGCGTTACGAAGTCAAATTAGAAAATGCCAAGAAGACTGAGGACGTTCGACGAGTCGTTATTGAAAAACTTGTGGACATCTATGAAAAAGATGGCCAATTCAAGGAAACAATCAATTTTCAAGATGGCCTAACGGTCATGCTCTTTGTCGGGGTCAATGGTGTCGGTAAAACCACCTCGATTGGGAAGCTGGCCTACAAGTATAAAAACCAGGGCAAGAAGGTCATGCTGGTTGCTGCTGATACCTTCCGGGCTGGAGCGGTTGCCCAGTTGCAGGAGTGGGGGAATCGCGTTGGTGTACCAGTCATCACAGGTCCTGAAAAAGCTGACCCTGCCAGTGTTGTTTTCGATGGAATGGAAAAAGCAGTCGCCCAAGGTGTTGATATCCTGATGATTGACACGGCCGGTCGCTTGCAAAATAAGGAAAACCTCATGGCGGAGTTGGAAAAAATCGGACGGATTGTCAAGCGAGTCCTACCTGATGCCCCTCATGAAACCCTGCTGGCTTTAGATGCTTCAACAGGTCAGAATGCCCTCAGCCAGGCCAAGGAATTTTCAAAAATCACCCCTCTGACCGGACTGGTTCTCACTAAAATTGATGGAACGGCCAAGGGTGGTATTGTCCTGGCCATCCGTCAAGAATTGGACATTCCCGTTAAATTCATCGGCTTTGGTGAAAAAATTGATGACATCGGGGAATTCCATTCGGAAGAATTCATGCAGGGCCTTCTAGAAGGACTGATTTAG
- a CDS encoding Cof-type HAD-IIB family hydrolase, translated as MSDIKLLALDLDGTLFNRQKEVSLENQSALKEAHNRGVKVVITTGRPLAAIGNLLQELDLISPEDYSITFNSGLVQRNTGQILAKQELTFEDVQKIHAVLEPLGLPVDILSEGIVYSIPSQGQKSLYHLANPLLTFVEIASLDQLTKDIVYNKIVTVCPEDYLDERIAQLPPSLRQDFEVFKSREIILEIMPKGVHKAVGLQLLCDHLGLDASQVMAVGDEENDLSMLKWAGLGVAMANGVDLVKKTANAVTSKTNEESGVAEAVERYILQK; from the coding sequence ATGTCAGATATTAAACTTTTAGCCCTGGATTTGGATGGTACGCTTTTTAACCGTCAAAAAGAGGTTAGCTTAGAAAATCAGAGTGCTCTTAAAGAGGCCCATAATAGAGGTGTCAAGGTGGTCATCACAACAGGTAGACCCCTAGCTGCCATTGGAAATCTCTTACAAGAATTAGATTTGATTAGTCCAGAGGATTATAGTATTACCTTTAATAGTGGTCTCGTCCAACGCAATACCGGTCAAATTCTAGCCAAGCAGGAGCTGACCTTTGAAGATGTTCAAAAGATTCATGCTGTCCTTGAGCCTCTTGGTCTACCCGTTGACATTCTTTCAGAAGGAATTGTCTACAGTATTCCTAGTCAAGGGCAAAAGTCGCTTTATCACCTAGCCAATCCTCTTTTGACCTTTGTGGAAATTGCTAGCTTGGACCAGCTTACAAAAGATATCGTCTACAATAAAATTGTCACCGTCTGTCCAGAAGATTATTTGGATGAACGGATAGCCCAATTACCTCCTAGCCTGCGCCAAGATTTCGAAGTTTTCAAATCGCGGGAAATTATTCTGGAAATCATGCCCAAGGGTGTCCATAAGGCGGTTGGTCTACAACTGCTCTGTGATCATCTTGGTCTAGATGCCAGTCAGGTTATGGCAGTCGGCGATGAGGAAAACGACCTATCTATGTTAAAATGGGCAGGCCTGGGGGTCGCCATGGCAAATGGAGTTGACCTGGTCAAAAAAACAGCCAATGCTGTCACTAGCAAGACCAATGAGGAGTCGGGCGTGGCAGAGGCCGTTGAGCGCTATATTCTACAAAAATAA
- a CDS encoding Cof-type HAD-IIB family hydrolase, giving the protein MSKIKLIATDMDGTFLKEDGSYDRERLRRLLPKLKEKGILFTVASGRAVIALEKVFAGFEHDLAFVAENGSFVLHDHQVLFEAKMGQEFYLKLLTILDGLPDLKGYLLSGRRGAYALETAPDDYIDFVKDYYENVQRVPSLADVYDDIFKITVNFSPETIYEREAWLNQHLDGAVAMTTGFQSLDLVLDHVDKSTGLAAMCQKLGISPDQVLAFGDNMNDYQMLEFAGQAIATANARSEVKEIADQVIGHCNDQVVMSYLERLVE; this is encoded by the coding sequence GTGTCAAAAATAAAACTAATTGCAACAGATATGGACGGGACCTTTCTAAAAGAAGATGGAAGCTATGACAGGGAGCGCCTGAGAAGACTTCTTCCTAAACTTAAGGAAAAAGGTATCCTGTTCACGGTCGCTAGCGGTCGGGCTGTGATTGCCCTAGAGAAGGTCTTTGCTGGTTTTGAGCACGACCTTGCCTTTGTCGCTGAAAATGGATCTTTTGTTCTCCATGACCATCAGGTCCTCTTTGAAGCTAAGATGGGCCAAGAGTTTTATCTAAAGTTACTAACTATCTTGGACGGTCTACCCGATTTAAAAGGCTATTTGCTATCTGGTCGTCGGGGTGCCTACGCCCTGGAAACCGCCCCGGATGATTATATTGATTTCGTCAAAGACTACTATGAAAACGTTCAAAGGGTCCCTAGTCTGGCTGATGTCTACGATGACATTTTTAAAATCACAGTCAACTTCAGCCCAGAAACCATCTATGAGCGCGAAGCTTGGTTAAACCAGCACCTAGATGGAGCAGTCGCCATGACCACGGGTTTTCAATCCTTGGATCTGGTCCTAGATCATGTTGATAAATCAACGGGCCTAGCTGCCATGTGCCAAAAATTGGGTATTAGCCCAGACCAAGTTTTGGCCTTTGGCGACAATATGAACGATTATCAGATGTTGGAGTTTGCTGGTCAGGCAATCGCAACGGCAAACGCTAGATCAGAGGTTAAGGAAATTGCGGATCAGGTCATTGGTCACTGCAATGACCAGGTCGTTATGTCATATTTGGAAAGACTTGTTGAGTAA
- a CDS encoding DUF4430 domain-containing protein — protein sequence MEKILTSLALIFSLFLLVACGNSQASKSADKKSDSSKQTVTLIIKSDEKTTKQTVSFKKGDKVTDVLKRQAKIEEKSGLITSINGVKQDEKAGKYWFFKVNGKLSNTGADQTKVKNGDTIEFYMDVYN from the coding sequence ATGGAAAAAATTCTCACTAGTCTGGCCCTGATATTCTCGCTCTTTCTTTTGGTCGCCTGCGGCAATAGCCAAGCTTCTAAGTCAGCTGACAAAAAGTCCGACAGCTCCAAACAGACTGTTACCCTCATTATCAAAAGTGATGAGAAAACGACTAAGCAAACAGTCAGCTTCAAAAAGGGGGACAAGGTGACTGATGTCCTTAAGCGTCAGGCAAAAATTGAAGAGAAAAGTGGCCTGATTACTAGCATTAATGGTGTCAAGCAGGATGAGAAAGCCGGTAAATACTGGTTCTTCAAGGTCAATGGCAAACTCTCTAACACCGGCGCCGACCAAACCAAGGTCAAAAACGGCGACACCATCGAATTCTACATGGACGTGTATAACTAA
- a CDS encoding alpha/beta hydrolase — MSKKMRLIFLSLTILCFGFLAWRAWQREQAAKNLIHEGVPTIFFHGGFSSYHAEEHMVEAAKKAGVTDAVILAKVDAKGQVSIQGDLEKDDKNPIVMVNFEKHFSTMFEMRGQYATSVVKALQKIFPSKEVNMVGHSFGNIAILHYMLQNSQNKNLPLVKNYVRIAGHYAGLSFDNRKLPDAIMLPEGLTVDSQGKPNKMNASYQELTKLREAYPKNQVRVLNLMGNVGDKSDGRVPNAATKSLKYLVAPFAKSYQEKTFTGPDAKHSRLHENSQVDKALIDFLWGKES, encoded by the coding sequence ATGTCAAAAAAAATGAGACTCATCTTCCTGAGCCTTACAATTCTTTGTTTTGGCTTTTTGGCTTGGCGGGCCTGGCAGAGGGAGCAGGCTGCTAAAAACCTAATCCATGAAGGGGTTCCGACCATTTTTTTCCATGGGGGATTTAGTTCCTATCATGCGGAAGAGCACATGGTTGAGGCAGCTAAGAAAGCTGGTGTCACCGATGCCGTTATTCTAGCAAAGGTTGATGCTAAAGGACAGGTAAGCATCCAAGGAGACCTGGAAAAGGATGACAAAAATCCTATTGTCATGGTCAACTTTGAGAAGCATTTTTCTACTATGTTTGAGATGAGGGGCCAGTATGCAACCAGTGTCGTTAAGGCTCTTCAAAAGATTTTCCCTTCTAAGGAAGTCAATATGGTGGGCCATTCCTTTGGCAATATTGCCATTCTCCATTATATGTTGCAAAATAGTCAAAACAAGAACCTGCCCCTAGTCAAAAATTATGTTCGCATTGCCGGTCACTATGCCGGCCTGAGTTTTGATAATCGTAAACTTCCTGATGCCATTATGCTTCCTGAGGGACTGACAGTAGACAGTCAGGGCAAGCCCAATAAGATGAACGCTAGCTACCAAGAATTAACCAAGTTGCGAGAGGCCTATCCCAAAAATCAGGTTCGGGTTCTCAATTTAATGGGGAATGTAGGCGATAAGTCCGACGGACGGGTTCCTAATGCTGCTACCAAATCCCTCAAGTATCTGGTAGCGCCTTTTGCTAAATCTTACCAGGAAAAAACCTTTACAGGCCCAGATGCCAAGCACTCTCGTCTCCATGAAAATTCCCAGGTCGACAAGGCCCTGATTGATTTCCTTTGGGGTAAGGAAAGCTAG
- a CDS encoding vitamin B12 independent methionine synthase, with translation MTKIQYHFDHVGSYLRPAKLKEAREQYAAGDLSHEDLLAIQDELVADLVKHQVESGLRVVSDGEFGRSWWHLDFLWNLTGFEAYQQEDSYKFHGAKTRTTNVRIVGKITENPNHPFYRDFSYLKSVTPEGVTPKVTIPSPSLVIKRDHRSDLALDHYETWKDYLDGLAKAYHDTIQHFYDLGARYVQLDDTTWGYLIQQFEDYKEDPDKTAELASIAEDNVYTINKALAGLPEDLTLATHVCRGNFKSTYLFEGAYDSVAKYLGQLNYDNFFLEYDDARSGSFAPLSQIWNKRKNVEIVLGLITSKDPALEDVNQVVARIKEASQLVPLENLALSTQCGFASTEEGNSLTQDDQWKKLRLIASITEKVWGK, from the coding sequence ATGACTAAAATTCAGTATCATTTTGACCATGTCGGTTCTTATTTGCGACCAGCCAAGCTCAAAGAAGCTCGTGAACAGTATGCTGCTGGTGACCTTAGCCATGAGGACTTGCTGGCAATTCAGGATGAATTGGTTGCGGATTTGGTCAAGCACCAGGTGGAAAGTGGCCTCAGGGTCGTCTCTGATGGCGAGTTTGGCCGTTCTTGGTGGCACTTGGATTTCCTTTGGAATTTAACAGGTTTTGAAGCCTACCAGCAGGAGGATTCTTATAAGTTCCATGGGGCCAAGACCAGAACTACCAACGTTAGGATTGTTGGCAAGATTACAGAGAACCCTAACCATCCCTTCTACCGCGATTTCAGCTACCTCAAGTCTGTCACTCCTGAGGGCGTGACCCCCAAGGTAACCATTCCTAGCCCTTCCTTGGTCATCAAGCGGGACCACCGTTCTGACCTAGCTCTAGACCACTATGAAACTTGGAAGGATTATTTGGACGGCCTGGCTAAGGCCTATCACGATACCATCCAGCATTTCTACGATTTGGGTGCTCGCTATGTCCAATTGGATGACACGACTTGGGGCTACCTGATTCAGCAATTTGAGGATTATAAGGAAGATCCTGACAAGACGGCTGAATTGGCCTCCATCGCCGAGGACAATGTCTACACCATCAATAAGGCCTTGGCTGGTTTACCGGAAGATTTGACTCTAGCTACCCATGTGTGTCGGGGAAACTTCAAGTCCACCTACCTTTTTGAAGGGGCTTACGATTCGGTAGCCAAGTATCTGGGCCAACTCAATTATGATAATTTCTTCCTCGAATATGATGATGCTAGAAGTGGTAGTTTTGCTCCTCTAAGCCAAATTTGGAATAAGCGCAAGAATGTTGAAATCGTTCTGGGGCTCATCACCTCTAAGGATCCAGCCTTGGAAGATGTGAATCAAGTTGTGGCAAGAATCAAAGAAGCTTCTCAATTAGTTCCTCTAGAAAATCTGGCCCTCTCAACCCAGTGTGGTTTTGCCTCAACCGAAGAAGGCAATAGTTTGACCCAAGACGACCAGTGGAAAAAATTACGCCTAATCGCCAGCATTACAGAGAAAGTCTGGGGCAAATAG
- a CDS encoding phosphodiester glycosidase family protein, with protein sequence MMPHLTKPSFKKITGSALLLSLSVLASTSIQADELNQTKPTEADSAIVKQNSAEQPTESSQPTFKTNPSPEGEQIPVENSLLSQGQDQNQSPTALHLTDFDRDSQVSQSQDEQVYQPQVQAPSVATSPAVLEKNQTKDLSTFKKQGDLPHQLTSSQMLDGAVLIETGNLQDGSTEGVPFKIASWEQNGKYALRLGYYSQDSGLSDDKLIKEARGKGTPLLSSAGWSNYGYLDNPWDQEHSKAEGRDGVLYSDGENHFKSTTIRETGQEIYQIFDYTGLKGWNTVSFGTLYKDGKVDTSWPAGDPDAKNARSILVLTKSGLVKIIQTYGHTNYGTGLNHKEVYQLLDKIGYNNIELAYALDGGGSTRMYTKTDDGQEEVSGAKVDQRISRIFFYLAPKNSGNLDDDQGYTNPDMAKANQSVSITANQFFAAKAAGQDYVPGTSYKVHEQAAKGNTPAPRGEQGDPGAEKAGQEASSKSNQGPDQTSTSPSADPQVNQAGLGSSVSSRQINKSAGGPQSQAQQQAFQAKQGQERLPKTGDKGRLAMMAGLGLGMVAIAGLTYLAKRKKF encoded by the coding sequence ATGATGCCTCACCTAACTAAACCATCTTTTAAAAAAATAACTGGCTCCGCCCTCCTCTTAAGCCTGTCGGTCTTAGCCAGTACCAGTATCCAAGCTGACGAGCTCAATCAGACTAAACCAACAGAAGCGGATAGTGCCATCGTCAAGCAGAACTCAGCCGAACAGCCGACTGAAAGCAGTCAGCCGACTTTTAAGACCAACCCTAGCCCAGAGGGGGAACAAATCCCCGTCGAAAATAGTCTTCTGAGTCAAGGTCAGGACCAAAATCAGAGTCCTACTGCCTTACACTTGACGGACTTTGACAGAGACAGTCAAGTCAGCCAAAGCCAAGACGAGCAAGTCTATCAGCCTCAGGTGCAGGCTCCTTCTGTCGCTACCAGCCCAGCGGTACTTGAAAAAAATCAGACCAAGGATCTCTCAACCTTTAAGAAGCAAGGCGACCTTCCCCACCAACTGACCTCTAGTCAGATGCTAGATGGGGCTGTCTTGATTGAAACCGGAAACTTGCAAGACGGCTCTACGGAAGGCGTCCCCTTCAAGATTGCTAGCTGGGAGCAAAATGGAAAGTACGCCCTCAGGTTGGGTTACTACAGCCAAGATAGTGGCCTCAGCGATGATAAGCTGATCAAGGAGGCCAGAGGCAAAGGTACGCCCCTCTTGAGCTCTGCTGGTTGGTCCAACTATGGTTACCTTGATAATCCTTGGGACCAGGAACATTCCAAAGCGGAAGGTCGCGACGGGGTTCTCTATTCCGATGGGGAAAATCACTTCAAGAGCACCACTATTAGGGAGACTGGGCAAGAAATTTATCAAATTTTTGACTATACTGGCCTCAAGGGCTGGAATACCGTTTCCTTCGGCACTCTCTATAAAGACGGTAAGGTAGACACCAGCTGGCCAGCAGGAGATCCTGATGCTAAAAATGCTAGAAGTATCCTTGTCCTGACCAAGTCTGGCCTCGTTAAGATTATCCAAACCTATGGTCATACTAACTACGGCACTGGCCTTAACCATAAGGAAGTTTATCAGTTGCTAGACAAGATTGGCTACAATAATATTGAACTCGCCTACGCTCTGGATGGTGGCGGTTCAACACGGATGTACACCAAGACTGATGATGGGCAAGAAGAGGTCTCAGGAGCCAAGGTAGATCAGCGAATCAGTCGGATTTTCTTCTACCTAGCCCCTAAAAACAGTGGTAACCTGGATGACGACCAAGGTTACACCAATCCTGACATGGCCAAGGCCAATCAGTCTGTTTCTATTACGGCTAACCAATTTTTCGCAGCCAAGGCCGCAGGACAAGACTATGTCCCAGGTACCAGCTACAAGGTTCATGAGCAAGCTGCTAAGGGAAACACTCCAGCTCCACGGGGAGAGCAAGGAGACCCAGGGGCAGAGAAAGCTGGCCAAGAAGCTAGCTCCAAGTCTAATCAGGGTCCAGATCAGACTTCTACTAGTCCTTCTGCCGACCCACAAGTCAATCAGGCTGGTTTAGGTTCTAGCGTCTCAAGTAGGCAAATAAATAAGTCAGCTGGTGGACCTCAATCTCAAGCCCAACAGCAGGCTTTCCAAGCCAAACAAGGGCAGGAACGCTTGCCTAAAACTGGCGACAAAGGGCGCTTAGCCATGATGGCTGGACTAGGCCTAGGTATGGTTGCTATTGCTGGTTTGACCTATCTAGCCAAACGTAAGAAATTCTAG